The candidate division KSB1 bacterium region ACGACCGCACGATCACCGGTTCGCAGAAAGAGGGAATTCCGATGCGGGAATTCACCGAGCGCTACACGAAGATCTTTCATGAGGACCGCGAGACCCTCGGAATCGAGCGGGCCGATATCTATCCGAAGGCGACGGAACACATTCCCGAGATGGTGCGGATTGTCGAGCAGCTCAAGGCGAAAGGACTCGCGTACCAGACCGACGGATCGTGGTATTTCAAAGTGACGGCCTTCCCCGACTATGGCAAGTTAGCGCGGCTTGATGTCGAAGGCCTGCAGCAGGGCGAACGCGTGGCGGGCGATGAGTATGCAAAGCACGATCCGCGCGACTTCGCGCTCTGGAAAGGGTGGGAGCCGGTGGATGGCGATGTGTTCTGGGAAACCGCGGTGGGCAAGGGACGGCCGGGGTGGCATCTCGAATGCTCGGCGATGTCGCTGAAATATCTTGGCGAGGAGTTTGACATTCATCTCGGTGGCGTCGATCTGATCTTCCCGCATCATCAGAACGAAGTCGCGCAGACCGAAGGTTGCACCGGCAAGCGACTCGCACGCTACTGGATGCACTCGGAGTTTCTGATGATCGAAGCCGATAAGATGTCGAAATCGCTGGGGAATGTCTATTCCATCAGCGATGTGGTTGAGCAGGGCTATGTACCGCGGGAGATCCGCTTCGCGCTGATGGGGACGCACTATCGGCAGCAACTGAACTTCACGGTGGACGGGTTGTTGACAGCGCGGAACTCGCTGGAACGGATCGACGCGTTCCTGCGGAATCTCGAGTTTGCCACGGGCGGCGGCGGGATTGATGAGGTGACGGCGGTGCTGGACCGCTGCGAGAAGCAGTTTCAGGACGGTCTCGACGATGATTTCAACTATGCGGAAGCATCGGCGGCGATCTTCAATCTCGTGCGGGATGTCAACTCACTGATCGCGTCAGGGAAAGTCGGAGAGCTTGAGGCAGAAGCCGTGCATAAAGTTATGCGGCGAATCAACTCCGTGGTGGATTGGGTGTATCCGAAGCAGGTCGAATCCGGCGACGCGGAGATCGATGCGCTGGTGCTCGCTCGCGATGAGGCGAGACGGTCCAAGGATTGGAAGGAGGCCGACCGGATTCGCGACGAGCTGGCGGCGAGGGAGATCATTCTCGAAGACCGTGGCGGGAGGACGGTGTGGAGGAGGAAGGGATGATTGCGGATAGATGATCTATGATAGACGAGTTCGGAGATGTTGTCAAAAACATTTTTTGCCCAAACGAACTGGTTTACCCTTTGAGAATCAGAAGCTTGTACGTTTTTTGTCGAGTCAGATTGCGTCGCCAGGCAGGGCCGATGGATGAACGATGTTAGATGATAGATGAGGAGTCGGGAGTTGATCACGACCCACTTGGACGCTCATAATATACGAAACTTTGGTCAAAAAGTCAATAGCTGTGGCTTAAAATGCACAAATCGCTGTTCATCCTGATGTTGGCCACCTTGGCGTCAGGTGCTCCGCAGAATGGGGCACATGGAGACACCCACGTGAGTGGGATCGTGCCGCCAAGCGCAGAGCTTTCGCCGTCCATCTTCTTCGTCGCCAATGAAGGCCAGTGGGACGAGCCGTTCGCCTTTAAGCTCAGCGCGGGAGCCACGACCTACTATGTTACGAACCAGGGCCTGACTATTGACATCCGGCAGTATGACCGAACGGCCAGAGCCGCGTCGGGTCTCCGCCCACATCCTGTGGGGGGATTAAGGGGGGAAGAGGAGCCCCAGCCAGCATCGGTTCGTGGTCACGTCCTGAAAATGAACTTCGTGAATCGGCTCTCCCCCCACTCTGTGGGGGGACTAAGGGGGGTCGATAAGCTCGCCAGCTACAGCAATTACTTCTTGGGCCGCGACTCGTGCA contains the following coding sequences:
- a CDS encoding cysteine--tRNA ligase; translation: MAIRIYNTLTRRVEEFVPREPGKVGMYTCGPTVYNRAHIGNFRTFMFSDLVRRYLRYRGYEVTWVMNFTDIDDRTITGSQKEGIPMREFTERYTKIFHEDRETLGIERADIYPKATEHIPEMVRIVEQLKAKGLAYQTDGSWYFKVTAFPDYGKLARLDVEGLQQGERVAGDEYAKHDPRDFALWKGWEPVDGDVFWETAVGKGRPGWHLECSAMSLKYLGEEFDIHLGGVDLIFPHHQNEVAQTEGCTGKRLARYWMHSEFLMIEADKMSKSLGNVYSISDVVEQGYVPREIRFALMGTHYRQQLNFTVDGLLTARNSLERIDAFLRNLEFATGGGGIDEVTAVLDRCEKQFQDGLDDDFNYAEASAAIFNLVRDVNSLIASGKVGELEAEAVHKVMRRINSVVDWVYPKQVESGDAEIDALVLARDEARRSKDWKEADRIRDELAAREIILEDRGGRTVWRRKG